The Salvelinus sp. IW2-2015 linkage group LG15, ASM291031v2, whole genome shotgun sequence genome includes a region encoding these proteins:
- the LOC111975011 gene encoding prolactin-releasing peptide receptor-like: protein MEGSGSGWAVDLVSPGPCVAGMERNTSGQVFEVALQNSSSSKLSPQFVGVELPQSFKLLIIPCYALVVLIGVFGNYLLLYVICRTRKMHNVTNFFIGNLAFSDMLMCATCVPFTLAYAFNPRGWVFGRFMCYLVYLIQPVTVYVSVFTLTAIGVDRYYATVHPLKKRISVLACTYLLSGIWLLSCGLVAPAVAHTYHVEFKNEGFTICEEFWMGKEKERLAYAYSMLFMTYVLPLSALCISYLCISVKLRNCVAPGHRTKSQAKAQRTRKRKTFRLVTLVVAAFGVCWMPISVFNVLRDIDIDLIDKRFFLLIQLLCHLCAMSSSCCNPFLYAWLHDRFRAELRKMFTCHHRIGIPANNCATNSVVL, encoded by the exons ATGGAGGGCAGTGGCAGTGGGTGGGCTGTAGATCTGGTCTCTCCTGGGCCGTGTGTGGCTGGCATGGAGCGGAACACCAGCGGTCAGGTTTTTGAGGTGGCGCTGCAGAACTCCTCCTCGTCCAAACTCAGCCCTCAGTTTGTGGGGGTGGAGCTGCCGCAGTCCTTCAAGCTGCTCATCATCCCCTGCTATGCCCTGGTGGTGCTGATCGGGGTATTCGGCAACTACCTGTTGCTCTACGTCATCTGCCGCACCCGCAAGATGCACAATGTCACCAACTTCTTCATAGGGAACCTGGCCTTCTCCGACATGCTGATGTGTGCCACATGTGTCCCCTTCACCTTGGCCTATGCCTTCAACCCCCGTGGCTGGGTGTTTGGGAGGTTCATGTGCTACCTGGTTTACCTCATCCAGCCAGTAACTGTCTATGTGTCTGTTTTTACTCTCACTGCTATTGGTGTTGACAG GTACTATGCCACAGTGCACCCTCTGAAGAAGCGGATCTCAGTGCTGGCGTGTACCTACCTCTTATCTGGGATCTGGCTGCTCTCCTGTGGGCTTGTGGCCCCGGCTGTAGCCCACACCTACCATGTGGAGTTCAAGAATGAGGGCTTCACCATCTGTGAGGAGTTCTGGATgggcaaagagaaagagaggttggCCTACGCCTACAGCATGCTCTTCATGACCTACGTCCTGCCTCTCTCTGCACTCTGCATCTCTTACCTCTGTATCTCTGTCAAGCTGCGTAACTGTGTGGCGCCTGGCCACCGCACCAAGAGCCAGGCCAAGGCCCAGCGAACCCGCAAGCGCAAGACCTTCCGTCTGGTCACCTTGGTGGTGGCGGCCTTTGGCGTGTGTTGGATGCCCATCAGTGTATTCAACGTGCTGCGGGACATTGACATTGACCTGATTGACAAGCGCTTCTTCCTGCTCATCCAACTGCTGTGCCACCTGTGTGCCATGAGCTCCTCCTGCTGTAACCCTTTCCTGTACGCCTGGCTACATGACCGCTTTCGCGCCGAACTGCGCAAGATGTTCACCTGCCACCACCGCATCGGCATCCCTGCCAACAACTGTGCCACAAACAGCGTGGTGCTGTGA